Proteins from a genomic interval of Blastocatellia bacterium:
- a CDS encoding cold shock domain-containing protein yields the protein MSRTQGKVKWFNNSKGYGFIEQPGGSDVFVHYSAIKEDGYKSLNEGQMVEFEITQGPKGPQAENVIKI from the coding sequence ATGTCAAGAACCCAAGGAAAAGTAAAATGGTTCAATAATAGCAAAGGCTATGGTTTTATTGAACAACCTGGCGGCAGTGATGTATTTGTACATTACTCAGCAATCAAAGAAGATGGCTATAAATCCTTAAATGAAGGACAAATGGTCGAATTTGAGATTACACAAGGCCCAAAAGGACCTCAAGCAGAAAATGTTATTAAAATATAA